The Bradyrhizobium sp. CCBAU 051011 DNA segment TCCTTGCCCTCACGATGCGCGGTGACGATCTCCGACATGATGTCGTCGAGCGACAGCGGCGCGGTGTTCACGATCCGTGCATCCTTTGGGCAATGGGCAAGAACGCCCTCGGGTACGAGAGAGCCGGCATAGAGGCAGACCGCACAGGCGGCAATCAGATCGCGACCGCGCAAGGTGAGCAGATCAGCTGCTCCCGGTCCGGCACCGATGAAGTGCACCGTCATTCGGCGTCTCCTACCGCGATCGCTGCGGTCGCCGTCCGATCCTGCGAGACAGCCCGCGTCGAAACGAGGCGCGCACCACGGCCGGCGACCGCAAGCGCTGCGGCTTCGGCGACGGAGCCCGTACCGAACTTCGCCTTGATGGATTCTGACTGTGTGGGCGTGGCAATGCCGGCTAGGACATCGGCCGAAACAGGCCGGATCGGCACGGTGAGTTCGCGCGCCAGCAATTTGAGCGCGGCGGTTTCGGCCTTGTCGCTGACAGTTGCAACTGCCGCGAGACCTTCAGGACCGCCCGCGGCGGCGAGAGCTTCGCGCAGCGCAGCCAGTGTGACCTCCCGCTTGAACCCCAGACCTGCGACCTTCACTTGACTGCACTCCATTGCACGACCGGCCGCATCGCCTCCCAGGAGCGATAGCGGCCGAGGTGACCCGCATGCGCAATCTCAATTCGCATCAACTCGCCACCGTGGCGTTGATGAAGGTCCGAGAGTAGCGCCTCGGTCTCCAGCGTGACGGCATGCGCAACCACCCTTACTCTCGGCTCAATGCGCGACCACACCGCATCGAACATCCTAGCGTCGAGCCCTCCGCCGATGAAGACGGCT contains these protein-coding regions:
- a CDS encoding cobalamin biosynthesis protein; translation: MKVAGLGFKREVTLAALREALAAAGGPEGLAAVATVSDKAETAALKLLARELTVPIRPVSADVLAGIATPTQSESIKAKFGTGSVAEAAALAVAGRGARLVSTRAVSQDRTATAAIAVGDAE